One part of the Deltaproteobacteria bacterium genome encodes these proteins:
- a CDS encoding GntR family transcriptional regulator, whose product MEPHPAPRRTLVEHLVDDLARQILRGEVAVGSHLPTMRQLAHDYGVTVATAQRAVARLEEMGLISARQGSGLKVRDARREAGPGVLPHWFAALTDAPAQAASLLGDVLELRRQIAVHLMLNLPLAPEELQPATLDLVEGFRRAQNPEEAMEIDLMMARTLLALSPQVAYGMMLNLFEQLLRGSPLAIGAIYGEPEGNAAAYRAAFTTLRDEPSPGRRRAKLESLLEHVDRRALDRLMETLEDA is encoded by the coding sequence ATGGAGCCTCACCCCGCCCCCCGCCGGACCCTGGTCGAGCACCTCGTCGACGATCTGGCCCGCCAGATCCTCCGGGGCGAGGTCGCCGTGGGCAGCCACCTGCCGACGATGCGGCAGCTCGCCCACGACTACGGGGTGACGGTAGCCACGGCCCAGCGGGCGGTCGCCCGCCTGGAGGAGATGGGCCTGATCTCGGCCCGGCAGGGCAGCGGCCTGAAGGTGCGCGACGCCCGGCGCGAGGCGGGGCCCGGGGTCCTGCCCCACTGGTTCGCCGCCCTCACCGACGCCCCCGCGCAGGCGGCCTCGCTGCTCGGCGACGTGCTCGAGCTGCGGCGGCAGATCGCGGTGCACCTGATGCTGAACCTCCCCCTCGCTCCGGAGGAGCTCCAGCCGGCCACCCTCGATCTCGTCGAGGGCTTCCGGCGGGCCCAGAACCCGGAGGAGGCGATGGAGATCGACCTGATGATGGCCCGCACCCTCCTCGCCCTCTCCCCGCAGGTGGCCTACGGGATGATGCTCAACCTCTTCGAGCAGCTCCTGCGCGGCTCGCCCCTGGCCATCGGCGCGATCTACGGAGAGCCGGAGGGCAACGCCGCGGCCTACCGAGCGGCCTTCACCACCCTGCGCGACGAGCCCTCCCCCGGGCGACGCCGCGCGAAGCTCGAGTCCCTCCTCGAGCACGTCGACCGCCGCGCCCTCGACCGCCTGATGGAGACCCTCGAAGATGCGTGA
- a CDS encoding DUF4126 domain-containing protein — translation MSETILAISLGVGLAAACGFRVFVPLFALSLAALSGHVELHDSFAWVGTLPALVAFGVATFLEIGAYYFPLVDNLLDSVASPAAVVAGVVATASCVTDMSPLMQWSVAIIAGGGAAGVVQLVTVKARLATAAFTGGTLNPVVSTLENVGAIFLSVLGVLLPALALVLAVVAVFLLWRWSRRRQAAAAA, via the coding sequence ATGAGCGAGACCATCCTGGCCATCTCCCTGGGGGTCGGCCTCGCCGCGGCCTGCGGCTTCCGGGTCTTCGTGCCCCTCTTCGCCCTCTCCCTCGCCGCCCTCTCCGGCCACGTGGAGCTCCACGACTCCTTCGCCTGGGTGGGCACGCTCCCGGCGCTCGTCGCCTTCGGCGTCGCAACCTTCCTGGAGATCGGCGCCTACTACTTCCCCCTGGTGGACAACCTCCTCGACTCGGTGGCGAGCCCGGCCGCCGTGGTCGCCGGAGTGGTGGCGACCGCCTCCTGCGTCACCGACATGAGCCCGCTGATGCAGTGGTCGGTGGCCATCATCGCCGGCGGCGGCGCCGCGGGGGTGGTGCAGCTGGTCACCGTGAAGGCGCGCCTCGCCACGGCGGCCTTCACGGGAGGCACCCTCAACCCGGTGGTCTCCACCCTCGAGAACGTCGGCGCGATCTTCCTCTCGGTGCTCGGGGTGCTCCTGCCTGCGCTGGCCCTCGTCCTCGCCGTCGTGGCGGTCTTCCTCCTCTGGCGCTGGAGCCGCCGCCGCCAGGCCGCGGCCGCGGCCTGA
- a CDS encoding VWA domain-containing protein: MKTRFAHAALLAALPALLLPALARASRPVLDDRAAPRERVEIAILLDTSGSMDGLIDQAKTKLWGLVNTVASARHAGRAPDLRVALYEYGKSSVPARQGHIRQVVGLTRDLDAVSEALFSLRTDGGDEYCGQAIEKAVTELEWSEGDHYRAIFIAGNEPFTQGPVSFKSAISKARQEGITVNTIHCGDEASAQAGQWNAAAALAGGKAMNIDQNAAVATIVTPYDAKLATLGAKLNDTYVAYGTRGKSKASRQRKLDEKAAEAAPAAAADRSVAKASGQYRADDWDLVDGLASGAVSLEALGDDDMPEELAGKNEKQRAAFVKEKAKERQQLQEEIRELEQKRRGFVAEARKKAGPKKDTFDVAVEGAVTEQMSAAGFDFE, translated from the coding sequence ATGAAGACCCGCTTCGCCCACGCCGCCCTCCTCGCCGCCCTCCCGGCCCTCCTCCTCCCCGCGCTGGCCCGGGCCAGCCGCCCGGTCCTCGACGATCGCGCCGCGCCCCGGGAGCGGGTCGAGATCGCCATCCTCCTGGACACCTCGGGCTCGATGGACGGCCTCATCGACCAGGCCAAGACCAAGCTCTGGGGTCTGGTGAACACCGTCGCCAGCGCCCGCCACGCCGGCCGCGCCCCCGACCTGCGGGTCGCCCTCTACGAGTACGGCAAGTCCTCGGTGCCCGCGCGGCAGGGGCACATCCGCCAGGTGGTCGGCCTCACCCGGGATCTGGACGCGGTCTCCGAGGCCCTCTTCTCCCTGCGGACCGACGGCGGCGACGAGTACTGCGGCCAGGCGATCGAGAAGGCGGTCACCGAGCTCGAGTGGAGCGAGGGCGATCACTACCGGGCGATCTTCATCGCCGGGAACGAGCCCTTCACCCAGGGGCCGGTGAGCTTCAAGTCGGCCATCTCGAAGGCGCGCCAGGAAGGCATCACCGTGAACACCATCCACTGCGGTGACGAGGCCTCGGCCCAGGCCGGCCAGTGGAACGCCGCCGCTGCCCTCGCCGGCGGGAAGGCGATGAACATTGACCAGAACGCCGCGGTGGCGACGATCGTGACGCCCTACGACGCGAAGCTCGCCACCCTCGGCGCCAAGCTCAACGACACCTACGTGGCCTACGGCACGCGCGGGAAGTCCAAGGCCTCCCGCCAGCGCAAGCTCGACGAGAAGGCCGCCGAGGCCGCGCCGGCCGCCGCCGCCGATCGCTCGGTGGCCAAGGCCTCGGGTCAGTATCGCGCCGACGACTGGGACCTGGTCGACGGCCTCGCCTCGGGCGCGGTCAGCCTCGAGGCGCTGGGCGACGACGACATGCCCGAGGAGCTCGCCGGCAAGAACGAGAAGCAGCGCGCCGCCTTCGTGAAGGAGAAGGCGAAGGAGCGGCAGCAGCTCCAGGAGGAGATCCGCGAGCTCGAGCAGAAGCGCCGCGGCTTCGTCGCCGAGGCCCGCAAGAAGGCCGGCCCGAAGAAGGACACCTTCGACGTCGCGGTCGAGGGCGCGGTCACCGAGCAGATGAGCGCCGCCGGCTTCGACTTCGAGTAG
- a CDS encoding RluA family pseudouridine synthase, which produces MNRGWRYAERIGGRGVGRTVLEHLCREYRHGDEATWRIRIEAGDVEVEGRPAGADHLLEAGEELAWQRPPWEEPEVPLAFGLIHEDEAILVVDKPTGLPTLPGAGFLEHTLLHQVRARHGPADPMHRLGRGTTGLVVFARTADAARVLSAAFRDRAGGSGLVKRYLTLVEGRPAQDAFEIEAPIGRVPDPILGELHAATEAGKPSLSRVRVLERREAASLCEVTIVTGRPHQIRIHLAAAGHPLLGDPLYGVGGGRRPGSTTVPGDLGYLLHAWTLEFRHPASGEPVAFTAPPPEGLVPV; this is translated from the coding sequence GTGAATCGCGGCTGGCGCTACGCCGAGCGCATCGGCGGCCGCGGCGTCGGGCGGACGGTGCTCGAGCACCTCTGCCGGGAGTACCGCCACGGCGACGAGGCGACCTGGCGGATCCGCATCGAGGCGGGTGATGTCGAGGTGGAGGGGAGGCCGGCCGGCGCCGATCACCTCCTGGAGGCCGGTGAGGAGCTGGCCTGGCAGCGGCCGCCCTGGGAGGAGCCGGAGGTGCCCCTGGCCTTCGGTCTGATCCACGAGGACGAGGCGATCCTGGTGGTCGACAAGCCCACCGGCCTGCCCACCCTCCCCGGGGCGGGCTTCCTGGAGCACACCCTGCTCCATCAGGTGCGCGCCCGGCACGGTCCGGCCGATCCGATGCACCGCCTCGGGCGGGGCACCACCGGGCTGGTCGTCTTCGCCCGCACCGCCGACGCCGCCCGCGTCCTCTCGGCCGCCTTCCGGGACCGGGCGGGCGGCAGCGGTCTGGTGAAGCGCTACCTCACCCTCGTCGAGGGCCGGCCCGCGCAGGACGCCTTCGAGATCGAGGCGCCCATCGGCCGGGTCCCCGATCCGATCCTGGGGGAGCTCCACGCGGCGACCGAGGCGGGCAAGCCCTCGCTCTCCCGGGTCCGGGTGCTCGAGCGGCGGGAGGCGGCGAGCCTCTGCGAGGTGACCATCGTCACGGGCCGCCCCCACCAGATCCGGATCCACCTCGCCGCCGCCGGTCATCCCCTCCTCGGGGATCCGCTCTACGGGGTCGGGGGGGGTCGCCGGCCGGGATCGACCACCGTGCCGGGGGATCTCGGGTACCTGCTCCATGCGTGGACCCTGGAGTTCAGGCATCCCGCGAGTGGGGAGCCGGTCGCGTTCACGGCGCCCCCGCCCGAAGGCCTCGTTCCGGTCTGA
- a CDS encoding alpha/beta hydrolase-fold protein yields the protein MADRGAMVLSRFRFLPLALLLVLLGGACPAPDDPGLDGGGGDGGSADGGGSDGGDPDGGVQLSADELYWREILAGGVDAATGLAELAERGGFPLEVEGGFLFAYLDDRQDTYALAGDFEGWTGLPMTLEAGVWWIVVPIPSPDGAKYKFVREFEDLYLADPLARRYGHDEFGEFSLVRSSGAHLERMSAGGSRGGRIRLWVPAGAIARHLYVQDGQNLFDPASFNGGWRLQESVGAGTLVVGIDNLGTARMDEYTHVADDGIGTGGPIGGGADAYTDWIVTSLIPQVEARYGAAPKRGAMGSSLGGLVSLHLWMRHPTHFAFVGSLSGTMGWGSLGTHTGETIIERLAGQSAGGVVLYLDSGGGPGSGCVDSDGDGIQDDAPDAADNYCENRQLADQLAADGWTWDQELHHWWELGAAHDEQAWAARVHRPLAIFEAP from the coding sequence ATGGCCGATCGTGGGGCCATGGTCCTCTCCCGCTTCCGCTTCCTCCCCCTCGCCCTGCTCCTCGTCCTCCTGGGAGGCGCCTGCCCGGCCCCGGACGATCCGGGCCTGGACGGCGGCGGTGGCGATGGAGGGAGCGCCGACGGTGGAGGTTCGGACGGCGGGGATCCGGACGGGGGCGTCCAGCTCTCGGCGGACGAGCTCTACTGGCGGGAGATCCTCGCCGGTGGGGTCGACGCCGCGACCGGCCTCGCCGAGCTCGCCGAGCGCGGCGGCTTCCCCCTGGAGGTCGAGGGCGGCTTCCTCTTCGCCTACCTCGACGACCGCCAGGACACCTACGCCCTGGCCGGAGACTTCGAGGGCTGGACCGGCCTGCCGATGACCCTCGAGGCCGGGGTCTGGTGGATCGTGGTGCCCATCCCGAGCCCGGACGGCGCGAAGTACAAGTTCGTCCGCGAGTTCGAGGACCTCTACCTGGCCGACCCCCTGGCCCGGCGCTACGGCCACGACGAGTTCGGCGAGTTCTCCCTCGTACGCAGCAGCGGCGCTCACCTCGAGCGGATGAGCGCCGGGGGCAGCCGTGGGGGGCGGATCCGCCTGTGGGTGCCGGCGGGAGCCATCGCGCGGCACCTCTACGTGCAGGACGGCCAGAACCTCTTCGACCCCGCGTCGTTCAACGGCGGGTGGCGCCTCCAGGAGAGCGTGGGCGCGGGCACCCTGGTGGTGGGCATCGACAACCTCGGCACCGCGCGGATGGACGAGTACACCCACGTGGCCGACGACGGGATCGGTACCGGTGGACCCATCGGGGGCGGGGCCGACGCCTACACCGACTGGATCGTCACCTCCCTGATCCCCCAGGTCGAGGCCCGCTACGGTGCGGCGCCGAAGCGGGGGGCGATGGGCTCCTCCCTCGGCGGCCTGGTCTCCCTCCATCTCTGGATGCGCCACCCCACCCACTTCGCCTTCGTCGGCAGCCTCTCCGGCACCATGGGCTGGGGCTCCCTCGGCACCCACACCGGTGAGACGATCATCGAGCGCCTCGCGGGTCAGTCCGCCGGCGGCGTCGTGCTCTACCTCGACAGCGGCGGCGGCCCGGGCAGCGGCTGCGTCGACTCCGACGGCGACGGCATCCAGGACGACGCGCCCGACGCGGCCGACAACTACTGCGAGAACCGCCAGCTCGCCGATCAGCTCGCCGCCGACGGCTGGACCTGGGACCAGGAGCTCCACCACTGGTGGGAGCTGGGCGCGGCCCACGACGAGCAGGCCTGGGCGGCCCGCGTACACCGCCCCCTGGCGATCTTCGAGGCTCCCTGA
- a CDS encoding extensin family protein, which produces MGEVRKPNWLLLFGAITAGAGFGLYQAARVAHPGWGENDAGPRVEDAGPAPVDAGAPPDAGLEVIDQAFNPGFIGAACDEDADCQDYEGAFCLGAEHGFPRGTCSRSCDRLCPDQRGDHYAPTFCVESPVEGHAAVCLAQCNLHLTDSGCRPGYVCTSLRRAGEQKARLVCLPDHGHPAAPTACTARLDDLGLTYARPDLADTDARGATPDDPVPDESLCIIDTPVLLSSPLHGVDFRAKGQRFADHLLVACDLAPALEALAKLLARHGIVEVEHNGTYVCRGVAGTRSLSGHGRGLAIDITAFERAVGTPVSVEADWEGKDREKKRALRALVRELKAEKLFDKVLTPASNEAHRDHLHLELRYRPGPELVEER; this is translated from the coding sequence ATGGGCGAGGTGCGCAAGCCCAACTGGCTCCTCCTCTTCGGGGCCATCACCGCCGGCGCCGGCTTCGGCCTCTACCAGGCCGCCCGCGTCGCCCACCCGGGCTGGGGAGAGAACGACGCCGGGCCGCGGGTCGAGGACGCCGGCCCAGCGCCGGTGGACGCCGGCGCGCCTCCCGACGCCGGCCTCGAGGTGATCGACCAGGCCTTCAACCCCGGCTTCATCGGCGCCGCCTGCGACGAGGACGCGGACTGCCAGGACTACGAGGGGGCCTTCTGCCTCGGGGCCGAACACGGCTTCCCCCGGGGCACCTGCTCCCGGAGCTGCGACCGCCTCTGCCCCGATCAGCGCGGCGACCACTACGCCCCGACCTTCTGCGTGGAGAGCCCGGTGGAGGGCCACGCCGCGGTCTGCCTGGCCCAGTGCAACCTCCACCTCACGGACAGCGGCTGCCGCCCCGGCTACGTCTGCACCAGCCTGCGGCGCGCCGGAGAGCAGAAGGCCCGCCTGGTCTGCCTCCCCGACCACGGCCACCCGGCGGCGCCCACCGCCTGCACCGCGCGCCTCGACGACCTCGGCCTCACCTACGCCCGGCCGGACCTCGCGGACACCGACGCCCGGGGCGCCACGCCGGACGATCCGGTGCCCGACGAGTCCCTCTGCATCATCGACACACCGGTGCTCCTCTCGAGCCCCCTGCACGGCGTCGACTTCCGCGCCAAGGGGCAGCGCTTCGCCGACCACCTCCTGGTGGCCTGTGACCTGGCGCCGGCGCTGGAGGCGCTGGCCAAGCTGCTGGCCCGCCACGGGATCGTCGAGGTGGAGCACAACGGCACCTACGTCTGCCGCGGCGTGGCGGGCACCCGCTCCCTCTCCGGGCACGGCCGGGGCCTGGCCATCGACATCACCGCCTTCGAGCGCGCCGTCGGCACGCCCGTGTCGGTGGAGGCGGACTGGGAGGGGAAGGACCGGGAGAAGAAGCGGGCGCTGCGCGCGCTGGTGCGCGAGCTGAAGGCCGAGAAGCTCTTCGACAAGGTGCTCACCCCCGCGAGCAACGAGGCCCACCGCGACCACCTGCACCTCGAGCTGCGCTACCGGCCCGGGCCCGAGCTCGTCGAGGAGAGGTAG
- a CDS encoding alpha/beta fold hydrolase: protein MTLRLRAHRRLAHFRPFARAYATPDETEHHRIRTADGVELRLRRLPPRPLPGAPVSRPEPVMLLHGLGSNPLGFLFPGRSFAAHLSARGHDVWLPELRGSGQSGVDGFEWTFGDYLSQDLPAILDHIRRHSGSRRVAWVGHSMGGILLLCWGIRHGGAEVSRGITLGSALDYRPGQTRFSALEPLEPILERMMALPYGTVSHLAGPLWGRFEVLDRLNVWPPNIEPEHTRRLQSMAFHTIPISLLRSLAGALREEGLRDEQGRFLDDAGRYPIETLMVAGSRDAQVSVEAVEDTARRVGARLEVFGRGRGTVEEYGHWDLILGRRAAQETWPVLTAFLEGEEAG, encoded by the coding sequence ATGACCCTGCGCCTTCGAGCCCACCGCCGCCTGGCCCACTTCCGGCCCTTCGCCCGGGCCTACGCGACGCCCGACGAGACCGAGCACCACCGGATCCGCACCGCCGACGGGGTCGAGCTGCGCCTGCGCCGCCTCCCGCCCCGGCCTCTCCCGGGCGCGCCCGTCTCCCGGCCCGAGCCGGTGATGCTCCTCCACGGCCTGGGCTCGAACCCCCTGGGCTTCCTCTTCCCGGGGCGGAGCTTCGCCGCCCACCTCTCGGCCCGGGGCCACGATGTCTGGCTGCCCGAGCTGCGCGGCAGCGGCCAGAGCGGCGTCGACGGCTTCGAGTGGACCTTCGGCGACTACCTCAGCCAGGACCTGCCGGCGATCCTCGATCACATCCGGCGCCACTCCGGCTCGCGGCGCGTGGCCTGGGTCGGCCACAGCATGGGGGGCATCCTGCTGCTCTGCTGGGGCATCCGTCACGGGGGCGCCGAGGTCAGCCGGGGCATCACCCTGGGCTCGGCCCTCGACTACCGCCCCGGCCAGACCCGCTTCTCTGCCCTCGAGCCCCTCGAGCCGATCCTCGAGCGGATGATGGCCCTCCCCTACGGGACGGTCTCCCACCTGGCCGGCCCCCTCTGGGGTCGCTTCGAGGTCCTCGACCGGCTGAACGTCTGGCCGCCCAACATCGAGCCCGAGCACACCCGGCGCCTCCAGAGCATGGCCTTCCACACGATCCCGATCAGCCTGCTGCGCTCCCTGGCCGGGGCGCTGAGGGAGGAGGGGCTGCGGGACGAGCAGGGCCGATTCCTCGACGACGCCGGGCGCTACCCCATCGAGACGCTCATGGTCGCCGGCAGCCGCGACGCGCAGGTCTCGGTGGAGGCGGTCGAGGACACCGCCCGGCGGGTGGGCGCCCGGCTCGAGGTCTTCGGGCGCGGCCGCGGTACGGTGGAGGAGTACGGACACTGGGATCTGATCCTCGGGCGCCGGGCAGCGCAGGAGACCTGGCCGGTGCTCACCGCGTTCCTGGAAGGGGAGGAGGCAGGATGA